Sequence from the Nymphaea colorata isolate Beijing-Zhang1983 chromosome 9, ASM883128v2, whole genome shotgun sequence genome:
CTTTCTGGATcgaaactgatccaaactacTTATATTTACATGATTTAGCTTGTTTTTCATCTtagttttcattctgttttgtGAGTTCTTGATTATTAGCATCAACtgtttatttatatcacttgttcaTTTAATTGTTGCTTTCATTATGGATTTTTTATGgtattttgtatatatacatatatataccctGCCATACCCATACCCAGATTTTCTGAAGTTGCTGTGCCTGTACCCTCATCTCTATACCTGAACCTATACCCGCACCCATGGGACTTAGATTCCATGTTACTTCCAAGTTGATGCTTCATAGTCAAATTGCTTCCGACTCGCTTGTTGATTTCCAGTTCTAAAATTTCAACGGAGTCGTTTCTCAAGTAGTTTTACACTCCATGGATGGGAAGTATGAGGCTGTTCCAGTGATTTTGACTGGCTACCATTAAATGATCTAGTTTTGGTTTATGTTCATTCCTAAAGATACCTTTCCTtctacaatttctttttccttaggTATTCTCTTTGCATTTCCACGATGCTGAAATCTTTCTAGGTTTGTCTGCTGTTCTTTGTCTTCactttgtcattattttttggtttttgattttttgtacCATTGTACTGTTCTTTCGGTTCAGTTGAACCTTGTATTATCTTTATATGGTTGAGATACAATTATAATCTTGTAAAGTAGATCGATCTTGCCATGTATGGTTTTGGGAAGTTTATTTACTAACATTGGCAAGATTAAGTGGGCGATATTACCTTCTCATACTTTGATAATGTGACAGGAAACTTGCGGCTTGACTTCACCAACCTACAATCTATGATTGCTGTTGGATtgaatgttatttttataaaagaagatTCTAATCAAAATCTTATCACACATAAGCTTTTACCAGCAGCAGATATTGTGAAATTGACGATCTCTAGATTTCTTCCAAGAATAAATGATGTATCTGTACTATCCACCCCTTCTGCACAAGGCCATTCCTTTGAAAGTTCAGTcttaagaatttcaaatatcTATGGGGAGAAAATCCATTTGAAAGAATCTGATAGAAAACCTAAGACTGCTGGTCGAAGAGGCAGGAGGAGGCAAACCTTAAGAGCCCCAAAGTTTGATCACGAACTGTTAGAGGACAACAGTGATGGGCAAGGCCCTGCTCCATGGGATTCATCAGCTGATGGATGTCCTAAATTTCTCTGTGATGTAATGGTAAGGAGCTTGAGCATTTTCTGTTCTCATCCTTGAAATAGGTACCATATGTCTTGTAAAATTGAGTGACCATCGATCTGTTGTTACACTTTAAGTTGAGCAGTAGCTTTCTTGAGTTGTAAGTCTGAAATTATTAATTGATAGGTTGATACATAAGTTTGGAATCCAATGCTTGTGTTGGTCGTAAGTGTTTGATAGGAGCAATCAAAGCCTAATTCTTGTTCTTATGTGTACCTTCTGGTCTGACCTTTCTCTTTATGAGCATCAACTCCATTTTATGTTCTTCAACTGGCTTATCTAATGTTTGCCGTAGAAAGATCCCTTCTATTGCCTAATCTCGAGTTCACATATGACCTGATAATGACTTTTCTGTTACTCTAGCATTCATCAGATGCTTGATTTGATCTAATTGTGTCTTTCTTGTTGCAGATAGAAGGCTTAGCTAAACAGCTTCGCTGTGTGGGAATAGATGCTGCAACTCCACGATCAAAGAAACCTGAAGCCAGGTTTTGGACATTGTgatatatacataaaattagTTTGAGTGGAGTttctatttttgaaatatataacaTGATTTTCCTGTTATTGaccttttccttatcttttAGGCAGTTGATAGAGCAGGCAGTAAAAGAGAACAGGGTGCTCTTGACTCGGGATAGAAAGTTGTTGAACCACCAATATTTGTCTAGAAATCATATATACAGAGTGAAAAATCTTGTTAAGGAGGACCAACTGATTGAGGTATTTATAGAAAGAAGATTCTAAAACTCagtatttcttctcttgttttcgACAAGGAAGCTGTTATGAGACCCTGAGAAACATTGCCTTCCTTTGTTGTCGTAATCTGAATGACATGGTTACCTGGTGATAGAGGAGCTATGGTGGTCCTGCATCCCATCTGATTGTTAACCCTGGTAGCATAGCGATGCTTACTGGAGATATATTGTGGAAGCTTGTTAAAGGAAGCTGATCCTACCTTGATGCATTGGAAGTAGATAATTCTTTATATAATTTCTGCAGATAAGACCGCGCAAATTGTTTCATGTCAATAAGGtttgataaaatattgttaCATCTAGTCGTCTATTTGTGCAATTGAGTCTCAGAAAGGTAGTTTGTAATGCATAGCTTGTTTGACATTGTAATTTCTTTCATGGTTCAGATTggttttgtctttcttttccttttcttcttttaaacagTGTAGACAAGTATCCTCCTAGGTTTAGATGTAAACTTCAATCTTTGCCTGGATTTGGAACACAGATAGGGTTCTTTACCCGAGTGTCTGGTTCCATCTTGGTCAACATTTGGTTCACAAAGTTCTGGTGCTTTTTTTTTAGCTGAACTTTTGCTGGAACCTGTTGAATCATTCAGGTTCTTATCACCCGTTATTGTCTCTGTATAGGTAATTGAGACattccaattgaaaatttgtgaGGAACAGTTGATGTCAAGATGTATCAAATGCAATGGGAGGTTCATTCAGAAGCCACTAACAACTGAAGAAGCTATTGCAGCTGCAAGGGGCATGCAAGTAATTCCTGAGTGCTTGTACAacagaaattttgaattttggcagtGTGAAAGTTGCGGTCAGCTCTACTGGGAGGTGAGAACTTTTCTATTGGTTTCAGCCCATCAGGAAACTTATTCCTGAGGCTCAAGAGACTGGTAGAAAAATTAAAGCTCAAGACAAAATACTGATAAAAGAATGTTAACAACTGACACTCAATATGAACAATCCTTATGCTTACTGCCTACTGGTGGGTAGGTGGTGCTGCTGGTGCACAAGTCCTAGGTTGTGCATTATCCTTTAATTGAACTGTTGGTTTTGTGTCTTTTTATTGCCATGTTTCTTATTAAGGGCTGCGTctgattttgtttgattttttctcGACTCTAGCTGAAGTATTGTTCTGCAGGGGACCCAGTACCACAATGCCGTGCAGAAGTTCATGAATGTTTGCAAACTACAGAAATGATGTGATTTCACGTGGATTCATCTTTTTCCCCAAGCGGAGGCCTTCTCTATTTAGACTTTTTTGCACCTAGGGCATGACAAAATGGTGATGGCGTACATGCTTATTCTGGCCATACTGGTGCTTCAGAAAAAATCAATGCAGACAAAGTTTAATTGTGACTAGTGATAAAGTTAATTGTGGCTAGTGGTTGAGGGCGTCTGTTGTATGTAAATAAATAGTAAGCAATTCAGTTCATTGAACAAAAGAACACGTATTCTTTTGGTTGGTTTAGATTCTATTTGGCGAGACTGTTGATACAATGTAACtttcagtttcaactttcaactctCCCTCAAAAAATGGATTAGACATGGAGACATACATTTCAAGCTTGGAAACAATATCGGATGCCGAAAGTACATTCAATGAAGAGGCCTTGCTACAGCTGCATCTCTGAAGCAGGTaaaaactttccttttcttgttgtcatgttGTATACGGGATATGTCAATTGAAAATAAGTTGGAAAGAGGATTGATGTGGATGGTAGTAACGTCTGTGCAAGTCGGTGATCTTTTAGCAAAGCGCAAAAGCACAAAACAGTAGATTCTAATAGTCCACATGGGCGGGACACAATTATACATGGGGAAGTAGTGTAGGCCCAGACAAGTACGTGAAATGTaactattttttctcttctcgaTTTGGAAACTGTCGACCTGCCTCATGAAGCCGTCTACTTGTGAAGTTTTCTCCACCAACCCACCGTCCAAGATTTGAAAAGTGTCTCCAGAGGGGTTCTGGGTCTATAGTAGCCCTTCTTGTTTTGTATTGTAACCACTTCTTATGCTTAGACAGCAAGGAAAGTAGCCTTCATGAGGGTTGGTATAGTGGGGCAGGCCTTGGCTGTCATGTTGACATTCAGGGTGCAGTTATCATTGAGCCTCATGCGTCGCACAATCTAAAGCTGTGGCACATGGTGCGGGTTCTGAGGACACGGGTGAACAATGCAACTTTCATGAGAAATGCAGTTTATGGGTGAACAGTGTATGGAGTACATTTCCAGACACTTTGTCAGGTTTCTCAAGACACTCCTAAAACTGTTTTGACAGCCCCAGATACAATTTACTTCAAGATGGCAATCAAACACGAGGTGGCATAACTCGCTTGTCGACCTatccttctcattttcttcctcCACAGACGGTGTATGCTTATCAATCTCCTCGAAGAACCATCTTCTGTGGCATGCCCGTCGTCAATGCCCATTGCCCTCAGTGAAGGCACCGTCTTCTTACCCTCCTCCTCGCTACGTCCTTCCATCAATTGCTGCTTTTGATCTTCAGCACTACCAAAAGGAACAGAGAGCAATTTTCGAACGGATGAGAAGGGAAACTGGAATACGAGGGAGAGGGTTGAACTACGAATGTCAAGGGAAGAGCTGCTGAGGTGTTGAGCAAGCAAACAAGAAAAGGGCAAAAACTAGAGGAGACTAATGAAGAGGGCAGAGATGGGATGGGAGGTCACTTGGGTTGTTGGAAGAGGAACTGCGGTGGGAGGCCTGGACGGAACAGAAAGGGGTGATGGAGATCATGGAGAAGCCATGTGGGCACTATTCCTTCCACCTGTGTTGCACTTCCACCACTTCCCTCCCTTGTCCTGCTCCACTCATCCTTTCGTTGCTAATCAAACGATAAATTATGGAGTTAattcaaaatgatcaaacagCAAATTGTCATTTATTCAACATAAAATGGTCCTGAATAATACCCGCTTTAGATATTATCAGATTTCTTCACTTTGAACAACTAATACAAGACAACCAAACATGCTTAATGATATACTGGCCGGAGCAATATTATGATGAGTGGCATAGTGAGCAACAAGGAACACTTCAGGGATCATATACTCACAAACAAGTGAATATTTATACACGTATATATTTAAGTTATCAGTAAATAAGTCAACTACCTAAATGTTAAAAGTCgaataatttatttgttttattacATAAAAAGTTACACTTAAATCAAGTGACCGGAATCACTAGGAGTGATTGTAGAACCTGGTTGGTTAGTAGCTGACGCAGCCAATAAGATTCTCGGCTTAAACTCTCCAGTGGAATTATGAATaagaaaagtaaaagaagaaattgaaaaagtaACTGAAAGAGGTTCAATTGaaggaaatgagaaaataaccccattttttgttaataaagatAAAGGGTCTAGCATCCATGCAGCCTTTCTCGGGAAGAAacggaaaagaaaaggataaaagaCACAATGCTGACATGACAGGCCAAAGTGTCCAATATGTCTGAATGCAAATAGAAGAATAGTGGATTAATGGATCGAAATCCAGTTACACAAATTTGGATCTTACTCGTTAGATTCAtataatttggatccaaatgaaaaacaacaaaaaagtgaTCCAACTTACGGAGGAAGTTTGCAGCTCTGGCCAACACAGTGATGCTCAATGGGCACTGTGGCCGCCGTTTGTCACCCTAGAAGATCTAGAAGTACTTTGGCTTTTCctattattttttcccttttaaaacCTGTCGGCTGTCGTTGCTGTTGCTGTATCCCGAAATCTCGTTCCGAAAGGGAGTTGGGATCTGCTCTGAGTCAGTACCCCATTGG
This genomic interval carries:
- the LOC116260905 gene encoding uncharacterized protein LOC116260905 isoform X1, with translation MNARERGRPPPFLPPLKPLRVPRHKIHQVTGVDSGEFPRLLWAIRNSCVVGLDAEWKPVTSRNSFPIVSLLQIACLLVCNAGEGETGGPVVQNGTVFLVDLRALPLPTIVGALRELFSSPNILKLGFRFKQDLAYLSSTFSSQGCESAFEKVEPYLDIASIYNLLHNKHHGRRTTPKQSKSLARISEEVLGVHLSKELQCSDWSHRPLDEDQILYAAADVHCLLEIFIIFQSRFLKGGNLRLDFTNLQSMIAVGLNVIFIKEDSNQNLITHKLLPAADIVKLTISRFLPRINDVSVLSTPSAQGHSFESSVLRISNIYGEKIHLKESDRKPKTAGRRGRRRQTLRAPKFDHELLEDNSDGQGPAPWDSSADGCPKFLCDVMIEGLAKQLRCVGIDAATPRSKKPEARQLIEQAVKENRVLLTRDRKLLNHQYLSRNHIYRVKNLVKEDQLIEVIETFQLKICEEQLMSRCIKCNGRFIQKPLTTEEAIAAARGMQVIPECLYNRNFEFWQCESCGQLYWEGTQYHNAVQKFMNVCKLQK
- the LOC116260905 gene encoding uncharacterized protein LOC116260905 isoform X2, whose product is MNARERGRPPPFLPPLKPLRVPRHKIHQVTGVDSGEFPRLLWAIRNSCVVGLDAEWKPVTSRNSFPIVSLLQIACLLVCNAGEGETGGPVVQNGTVFLVDLRALPLPTIVGALRELFSSPNILKLGFRFKQDLAYLSSTFSSQGCESAFEKVEPYLDIASIYNLLHNKHHGRRTTPKQSKSLARISEEVLGVHLSKELQCSDWSHRPLDEDQILYAAADVHCLLEIFIIFQSRFLKGGNLRLDFTNLQSMIAVGLNVIFIKEDSNQNLITHKLLPAADIVKLTISRFLPRINDVSVLSTPSAQGHSFESSVLRISNIYGEKIHLKESDRKPKTAGRRGRRRQTLRAPKFDHELLEDNSDGQGPAPWDSSADGCPKFLCDVMIEGLAKQLRCVGIDAATPRSKKPEARQLIEQAVKENRVLLTRDRKLLNHQYLSRNHIYRVKNLVKEDQLIEVIETFQLKICEEQLMSRCIKCNGRFIQKPLTTEEAIAAARGMQGTQYHNAVQKFMNVCKLQK